In Candidatus Kerfeldbacteria bacterium, a single genomic region encodes these proteins:
- a CDS encoding right-handed parallel beta-helix repeat-containing protein, with the protein MFIQSRLSSSITLVVGFLLVGAVVILLAPAADAATNISACGVLSTANETYLLTQDVTATGTCFTIAAHGITLDLQEHTIYYGTGSATRMYGVAIPSSSVTRRPWFPDPSIPNSAFVGADNVTIQNGMIVQFGDGTESYPIYIWGSDNTTITGTLTQSNGDDTGNIYFNYSSGATVSDNYLINFSSVVTNRHQGRDVIGFEGGNGNLRIHNNYIWGGPQYGIRVRQGSATQPVYIYDNYISNDGIVANPYAIGVSVNNARVYGNTITPNNGRGIHLAGVTGAQVYNNTISVSEGANLEYSPGWTQGIKVENSYYASIHDNEIWATAGNGFGHAYALDITHDPSSGAPSNSEIFDNTFVAITWDNDRTAAAIHLTGVNPSSGFDIHHNDIQGNNYLVFADYDSASDVHFRSNSFSQMGEATNLKFLYFYTGSKPSQDLYFLDSTYDVWINPTNAGYRAAGADVSYHIQQYISLAVTNESAVPLAGASVSIRDNAGTVVGSGTTDSEGQALFAVKTNSYVGKPFVSTAFTPHTVYVSKTGFKSIAYPVTLSSSQAVIVALASITGGGQSSADQELFDDTADPVPSPLPAPGTSVNPTPMAWSPRLTESTASFFAYRSDERKGYQVAAGNVLRDYREEIIVGTTSGMAPHVRVFDNAGNVRSQFFPYDPGLRNGVTVTACNVMGNSLEEIVTAQDRGGWPLIRIFNGFGERLHEGFFVFDGKFTGGINLACGDINGDGLHEIIVAARRGGGPQVMVYSGTGRIIANFMAYDKGFRGGISVAAADTDDDGIDEIITGPQWGAPHIQIFNVSSGTGRRDSPGFFAFNRDYRGGVSVAGLDTNGDGTKEIVVGVGDNATPFVKVYSGRQEWRDEFFAYGTSFLGGVQLAGGDVDGDGADELITIPRGRGAPQVRVIDLD; encoded by the coding sequence ATGTTTATACAATCACGTTTGTCCTCTAGCATTACTTTAGTAGTGGGTTTTTTGTTGGTAGGAGCGGTGGTAATTTTATTAGCTCCGGCTGCTGATGCTGCAACAAATATATCTGCCTGTGGAGTGCTCTCGACCGCCAATGAGACATATCTCTTAACTCAAGATGTGACTGCAACAGGAACGTGTTTCACAATTGCTGCGCATGGTATCACACTTGATTTACAAGAACACACCATTTATTATGGCACTGGATCGGCTACTCGAATGTACGGTGTGGCAATACCATCCTCGAGTGTTACTCGCCGCCCGTGGTTTCCTGACCCGAGTATTCCGAATAGTGCATTTGTAGGTGCTGATAATGTGACTATTCAGAATGGCATGATAGTTCAATTTGGTGATGGCACCGAATCTTACCCAATATATATTTGGGGCTCAGATAATACAACCATTACCGGTACCTTAACGCAATCCAACGGCGATGATACGGGTAATATTTATTTTAATTACAGCAGCGGAGCTACTGTTTCTGATAATTACCTCATCAATTTTTCTTCGGTTGTAACAAATCGACATCAAGGGCGCGATGTGATTGGATTTGAAGGAGGTAATGGAAATTTACGCATTCATAATAATTATATCTGGGGTGGACCGCAATATGGAATTCGGGTGCGTCAGGGATCCGCTACTCAGCCGGTATATATTTATGACAACTATATTAGCAATGATGGAATAGTAGCGAATCCTTATGCGATCGGGGTTTCAGTAAATAATGCTCGTGTTTATGGCAACACTATCACACCGAATAATGGTCGTGGTATTCATTTAGCAGGTGTCACGGGCGCTCAAGTATATAATAATACAATTTCAGTTAGCGAAGGGGCAAATCTAGAGTACAGCCCGGGCTGGACTCAAGGAATTAAGGTTGAAAATAGTTATTATGCTTCAATTCATGATAATGAGATTTGGGCTACTGCTGGCAATGGTTTTGGCCATGCCTATGCCCTTGATATAACGCATGATCCTAGCTCTGGCGCTCCGTCTAATAGTGAAATATTTGATAACACATTTGTTGCGATTACGTGGGATAATGATCGTACGGCTGCCGCGATACACTTGACAGGAGTGAATCCAAGTAGTGGCTTTGATATCCATCACAATGATATACAGGGGAACAACTATTTAGTTTTCGCTGATTACGATTCAGCCAGTGATGTACATTTTCGGTCAAATTCATTTTCCCAAATGGGCGAAGCTACCAATTTAAAATTCTTGTATTTTTATACTGGCAGCAAACCCTCTCAAGACTTATATTTCCTTGACTCTACTTATGATGTATGGATCAACCCAACTAATGCTGGATATCGGGCGGCCGGTGCAGATGTGAGTTATCATATACAGCAGTACATTTCACTTGCGGTGACCAACGAATCAGCAGTGCCGCTTGCGGGTGCTTCAGTGAGCATTCGTGATAACGCTGGTACCGTAGTTGGCAGCGGGACGACCGATAGTGAGGGTCAGGCACTATTTGCCGTGAAAACTAATTCATACGTAGGCAAACCGTTCGTCAGCACAGCGTTTACGCCCCATACTGTTTATGTGAGTAAAACTGGATTTAAAAGTATTGCCTATCCTGTCACGCTCTCTAGCTCACAGGCGGTGATAGTTGCTCTAGCAAGCATAACAGGTGGTGGCCAGTCATCTGCTGATCAAGAACTTTTTGATGATACGGCAGATCCGGTACCTTCGCCGTTACCTGCTCCCGGAACGAGCGTCAATCCTACACCCATGGCCTGGTCGCCTCGTTTGACGGAGTCAACCGCATCATTCTTTGCGTACCGGTCCGACGAGCGGAAGGGATATCAGGTTGCTGCCGGCAATGTGCTGCGCGATTATCGGGAGGAAATTATTGTTGGTACCACTTCGGGTATGGCGCCACATGTGCGCGTATTTGATAATGCTGGCAATGTACGCAGCCAGTTTTTCCCCTATGATCCTGGATTGCGTAATGGTGTGACCGTCACCGCCTGCAACGTCATGGGGAATTCGCTTGAAGAAATTGTTACGGCGCAAGATCGCGGTGGCTGGCCGTTAATTCGAATTTTTAACGGATTTGGTGAACGACTTCATGAAGGGTTCTTTGTTTTTGATGGAAAGTTTACTGGTGGTATCAACCTTGCCTGTGGCGATATCAATGGAGATGGCTTGCATGAAATTATTGTAGCGGCTCGGCGCGGTGGTGGGCCGCAAGTGATGGTGTATAGTGGCACTGGACGCATAATTGCAAATTTTATGGCGTATGATAAGGGATTTCGTGGCGGTATCAGTGTAGCCGCGGCTGATACTGATGATGATGGTATAGATGAAATAATTACCGGCCCGCAGTGGGGCGCTCCACATATTCAGATTTTTAACGTTTCCAGTGGTACCGGAAGACGGGATTCGCCTGGATTTTTCGCTTTCAATCGAGATTATCGTGGTGGCGTATCGGTTGCCGGTCTTGATACCAATGGCGACGGGACGAAAGAGATTGTTGTTGGAGTCGGGGATAACGCAACTCCCTTTGTCAAAGTATACTCAGGTCGTCAAGAGTGGCGCGATGAATTTTTTGCCTATGGCACCAGTTTTCTAGGCGGTGTACAATTAGCGGGTGGGGATGTTGATGGAGATGGAGCCGATGAATTGATAACGATTCCTCGAGGACGTGGGGCACCGCAAGTTCGAGTCATAGATTTAGATTAA
- a CDS encoding FecR domain-containing protein codes for MQRNYFVISIVLLIVIGVILGGVYWYTQNNGFIDPALLSFGESNKPVAATLAYQQGTVLVRVDGADWATVETDTILHAGDQVSTGIDSKAIIEFENGDVMRLGYTTEVVLTELGTNRMIITQQNGATYHRVAKNPNRTYSVSSDDMLVSALGTAFDVIDSGDTKTVGVIESSVVVDTDLDNEQVPEGSKALITETSDDISVAEIDADSLQSDWYTWNKEEDSKKTDDLGAFEPYAGPTLTITEPTTPLVTSTTSVQVVGTVSSDATGVTINGTAVALAELSFAHTVSLMAGKNVIEVIATDAAGDRTVKELLVTVPSETQATPLILTGETTTTGVSLKWNRSTSSSFSQYKVVRSTTEAEPVYPGADVIAALRSGEERFTDTSGSAETSYYYRVCELMSDDAIFCSNVIFMRGKAAAAEEEEADEERVGIFLSGTAGSTGITLKWIVENITVTNGFKVIRSDKENPSYPGDTAERVSDSAVRSYTWTLTDGKTYHFRVCQYTENGCTVYSNDVAVTATAPTTSDSVSITMSAKAQENGVGLWWTDASDITGFKYYKVVRSETDADLRYPDDGYIAAKSDDELSHLDYSAKKGKAYYYRICAVGNEIYCSNVVRVTAIHINAAPVAVSLTAVVDGGAVVLSWTQSNEADFSAYKIVWSQTDSTPTYPDSSYLKAISDKSERSYSDTGAVVGQRSAAVTITSGTHYYSVCVLDSQGQVACSNTVTVIAGVVQ; via the coding sequence ATGCAACGCAATTATTTCGTCATTTCAATTGTCTTGCTGATTGTTATCGGCGTTATACTTGGGGGTGTCTATTGGTATACACAAAATAACGGATTTATTGATCCAGCATTACTGTCATTTGGTGAGTCCAATAAACCAGTTGCCGCTACGCTCGCATATCAGCAGGGGACCGTCTTGGTGCGTGTAGACGGCGCAGATTGGGCGACCGTTGAGACGGACACCATTTTGCATGCTGGAGATCAGGTATCAACTGGCATCGACAGCAAGGCGATCATAGAATTTGAGAATGGCGACGTCATGCGTTTAGGATATACCACGGAAGTGGTGCTGACGGAATTGGGTACCAATCGGATGATTATTACCCAGCAGAACGGCGCAACCTATCATCGGGTGGCCAAGAATCCTAATCGTACGTATTCGGTGAGCAGCGATGATATGCTGGTGAGCGCATTAGGCACCGCTTTTGATGTGATTGATAGTGGTGATACAAAAACAGTCGGCGTCATTGAAAGTTCCGTGGTCGTCGATACTGATTTAGATAACGAGCAGGTACCCGAAGGGTCAAAAGCGTTAATAACCGAGACGAGCGACGATATTAGTGTGGCGGAAATTGATGCGGATTCATTACAAAGCGATTGGTATACGTGGAATAAGGAAGAGGATTCAAAGAAGACGGATGACCTCGGTGCATTTGAGCCGTATGCCGGGCCTACTCTGACCATTACCGAGCCGACGACCCCATTGGTGACCAGCACCACCTCGGTTCAGGTAGTTGGCACTGTCTCAAGCGACGCCACCGGTGTCACCATTAATGGTACGGCAGTTGCACTGGCTGAATTATCATTTGCTCATACAGTGTCGCTGATGGCCGGCAAAAATGTTATCGAGGTCATTGCTACTGATGCGGCGGGTGATCGTACCGTCAAGGAGCTACTCGTAACCGTTCCCAGCGAGACGCAGGCCACTCCATTGATCTTAACTGGTGAAACAACTACCACGGGCGTATCTTTGAAATGGAACCGATCCACCAGCAGTAGTTTCAGCCAGTACAAAGTGGTTCGGTCTACAACCGAGGCTGAGCCGGTCTATCCGGGCGCGGACGTTATCGCTGCGCTTCGTTCGGGAGAGGAACGTTTTACTGATACCTCCGGTTCAGCAGAAACAAGTTACTATTACCGAGTTTGTGAGCTCATGTCAGACGATGCAATTTTTTGCTCAAATGTGATATTTATGCGCGGGAAAGCTGCGGCGGCTGAGGAGGAAGAGGCTGACGAAGAGCGGGTTGGTATATTTTTATCAGGTACGGCTGGAAGTACGGGTATTACATTGAAATGGATTGTAGAAAATATCACCGTGACGAATGGATTTAAAGTTATTCGCAGTGATAAAGAAAATCCAAGTTATCCAGGAGACACCGCTGAGCGGGTGAGTGACTCGGCCGTCCGAAGTTATACCTGGACTCTCACTGACGGCAAGACCTATCATTTCCGGGTGTGCCAATATACTGAAAATGGCTGCACGGTCTACAGCAACGACGTTGCGGTGACTGCCACTGCACCAACTACCAGTGACTCTGTCAGCATAACCATGTCTGCTAAAGCTCAGGAAAATGGCGTGGGCCTTTGGTGGACCGACGCGTCAGACATTACCGGATTTAAATACTACAAGGTAGTCCGTTCAGAAACCGACGCAGATCTTCGCTATCCTGATGACGGGTATATTGCTGCAAAATCTGATGATGAGCTGAGCCACCTCGACTACAGCGCGAAAAAGGGTAAGGCGTATTACTATCGCATCTGCGCGGTGGGTAATGAGATATACTGTAGTAATGTGGTGCGCGTTACCGCTATCCATATCAATGCCGCTCCCGTGGCTGTCTCATTGACTGCAGTTGTCGATGGCGGTGCGGTCGTTCTCTCATGGACGCAGTCAAATGAAGCAGACTTTTCGGCGTATAAAATTGTTTGGTCCCAGACCGACAGCACTCCAACTTACCCTGATTCAAGCTATTTGAAGGCAATTTCTGATAAAAGTGAACGAAGTTATTCTGACACGGGCGCCGTGGTCGGACAGCGGTCGGCGGCGGTGACTATAACCAGCGGTACACATTACTACAGTGTTTGTGTGCTGGATTCACAAGGGCAAGTAGCGTGCAGTAATACGGTGACGGTCATTGCGGGAGTGGTGCAGTAA
- the rplT gene encoding 50S ribosomal protein L20, whose protein sequence is MRVKRGTSHVHRRKRLLARTKGFRWGRKSLIRRAKTAVKKAGAHAYRDRRVKKRTARNLWTTKINAGSREHNVSYSRLINLLKKANVQLDRKSLSYLAEHHPDSFAALVKEISK, encoded by the coding sequence ATGCGCGTCAAACGAGGTACTAGTCATGTTCATCGCCGAAAACGATTACTTGCACGCACGAAGGGTTTTCGTTGGGGTCGCAAAAGTCTTATTCGCCGTGCGAAAACCGCTGTCAAAAAAGCTGGCGCCCACGCCTATCGCGATCGCCGCGTCAAGAAACGAACCGCCCGAAATCTATGGACGACAAAAATTAATGCTGGCTCACGAGAACACAATGTTTCCTACAGCCGTCTGATCAATCTGCTGAAGAAAGCTAATGTCCAGCTAGACCGAAAATCATTATCGTATCTTGCTGAACACCATCCAGATTCATTTGCTGCGCTGGTTAAAGAAATCTCCAAATAA
- the rpmI gene encoding 50S ribosomal protein L35: MPKLKTHKATAKRIKQTGSGRLIRRTAGQDHFNSRESGVVTRRKRRDQSVAATEAIKSIKQLTPYR; the protein is encoded by the coding sequence ATGCCAAAACTCAAGACCCACAAAGCAACTGCCAAACGCATCAAACAGACCGGCTCAGGCCGCCTGATTCGACGTACGGCAGGCCAGGATCACTTCAATTCCCGCGAATCAGGAGTGGTCACCCGCCGCAAACGTCGCGACCAATCAGTGGCCGCCACTGAAGCGATAAAATCGATTAAGCAATTAACTCCGTATCGATAA
- a CDS encoding translation initiation factor IF-3 produces the protein MTATPIRHVHKPKFVRRNRVNHQIQVPEVRIIDEQGQQLGVMSTSQALATAIERGLDLIEVSPMAQPPVCRIANYGAFLFNLDKKERKQKAKQKKVEIKGIRLTLKIGPHDLENRRRQTAKFLEKGDKAKVEMILRGRERAYADRAQEIMKKFVDDLAQGLPGAAVEKNVSRQGNRLFMIIGLKK, from the coding sequence TTGACTGCCACTCCTATCCGCCACGTACATAAACCAAAGTTTGTCCGCCGCAACCGGGTCAACCATCAGATCCAAGTTCCTGAAGTGAGAATCATTGACGAACAGGGCCAGCAGCTCGGCGTCATGTCAACGAGTCAAGCGCTCGCGACTGCTATCGAACGGGGTCTCGATCTCATCGAAGTCTCACCCATGGCTCAGCCCCCCGTCTGCCGCATCGCAAACTATGGCGCGTTCTTATTTAATCTCGACAAGAAAGAACGCAAACAGAAAGCCAAGCAGAAAAAAGTTGAAATCAAGGGCATTCGCCTCACTCTAAAAATCGGACCGCACGACTTAGAGAATCGTCGCCGCCAGACCGCCAAATTCCTCGAAAAAGGCGACAAGGCAAAAGTAGAAATGATTCTGCGCGGCCGTGAACGCGCCTATGCGGATCGCGCTCAGGAAATCATGAAAAAGTTTGTGGACGATCTCGCCCAGGGACTGCCCGGCGCAGCGGTAGAAAAAAATGTCTCCCGCCAGGGCAATCGCTTATTCATGATTATTGGATTGAAAAAATAG
- the smpB gene encoding SsrA-binding protein SmpB, which yields MPTLATNKRAYHDYHVLEEYEAGIVLAGPEVKSAKLGHMSLQGGYVSTHNGQLRLLNTHISKYPRSQNHVLDPIRERSLIMRRKEIDSLIGKEHSQGLTIVPLSVYTKGGFIKVKLGLCRGKKQFDKRAAIKKRETDRDIQRALRQKA from the coding sequence ATGCCTACCCTAGCCACCAACAAACGGGCCTATCATGATTACCACGTACTTGAGGAATACGAGGCGGGTATTGTATTAGCCGGTCCGGAAGTTAAGTCTGCCAAACTGGGGCATATGAGCCTGCAGGGTGGATATGTTTCTACGCATAACGGCCAGCTTCGATTATTGAATACCCATATTAGTAAATACCCCCGCAGTCAGAACCATGTGCTCGATCCAATTCGGGAGCGCAGCCTCATCATGCGCCGGAAAGAAATTGATTCTTTGATCGGTAAAGAGCACTCCCAAGGGTTGACAATAGTGCCACTTTCTGTTTATACTAAGGGCGGCTTCATCAAGGTCAAACTAGGATTGTGTCGAGGTAAGAAGCAATTCGACAAGCGCGCTGCTATCAAAAAGCGTGAAACCGATCGGGACATCCAGCGGGCACTGCGCCAGAAAGCATAA
- a CDS encoding arginine--tRNA ligase: protein MHFKNYIAQKIERVVRQRWPELDDLPRIDLAYPPEERFGDYTTTLALQLAPRLKMNPLEIAKIIIADLGKISAVRQMSVVAPGFINFFLDSRWLARQVGEITLRKTAAVKIDVGHGQRVVVEYVSANPTGPVTMANGRGAFSGDTLSRVLRFTGYRVKREYYLNDVGNQVNILAESVLRRYWINQGIKMEYPDYCYQGDYVSDLARRINVPNYTLQNAEKIQEIKDKIKGRILTKMVVDIERLLEKKLNVHYDTWFSEKSLYTSGLVDRTLQQLKELRLLFKFEGAIWLKMKDAGEKQDHVLIKADEQPTYFLSEIAYLYDKFIRRKIDRYIWLIGADHHGHAQRIKTAHRMLGLPGIVDVILMQFVRLIRNGEEVKMSKRAGTFVTLEELVDEVGVDAARYFFLMHDFNSHMDFDLNLAKKQSKDNPVYYVQYAHTRICSILKKAKSLKTDGTQLLPKETHPSEVRLIKQLIRWPELLTDVAVSYQVHRLPTYATELATAFHDFYTQCRVIDGATVIGHRQKLVRATQIILQHVLATMGITAPENM from the coding sequence ATGCATTTCAAGAATTATATTGCGCAAAAAATTGAGCGGGTGGTGCGACAGCGGTGGCCCGAATTAGATGATTTGCCACGCATTGATTTGGCATATCCGCCGGAAGAGCGGTTTGGTGATTATACGACGACACTCGCGTTGCAATTAGCGCCTCGGCTAAAGATGAATCCGCTTGAAATTGCCAAGATAATTATCGCTGATTTGGGAAAAATTTCCGCAGTACGCCAAATGAGTGTGGTGGCGCCAGGGTTTATTAATTTTTTTCTTGATTCGCGCTGGTTAGCACGTCAGGTCGGCGAGATCACGTTGCGCAAGACCGCCGCGGTAAAAATCGACGTGGGCCATGGTCAGCGCGTCGTGGTCGAATATGTCTCGGCAAATCCAACCGGTCCCGTCACCATGGCTAACGGGCGCGGCGCTTTTTCCGGTGACACGTTGTCACGTGTTTTACGCTTTACCGGGTATCGAGTGAAGCGGGAATACTATCTCAATGACGTCGGGAACCAGGTTAATATTTTAGCTGAATCAGTGCTGCGCCGGTATTGGATCAATCAGGGCATTAAAATGGAATATCCGGATTATTGTTATCAGGGAGATTATGTGAGTGATTTGGCCCGGCGGATCAATGTGCCAAATTATACGCTCCAAAACGCGGAAAAAATTCAAGAAATCAAGGACAAAATTAAAGGTCGTATTCTGACGAAAATGGTTGTAGACATTGAGCGGCTATTAGAAAAGAAATTAAACGTTCATTATGATACCTGGTTTTCTGAAAAATCACTCTACACCTCAGGGCTCGTTGATCGCACTCTACAACAATTGAAAGAATTGCGCCTGCTCTTTAAGTTTGAAGGAGCAATTTGGTTGAAAATGAAAGATGCGGGGGAAAAGCAAGACCATGTCTTGATTAAGGCTGACGAACAGCCCACATATTTTTTATCAGAAATTGCGTACCTGTATGATAAGTTTATTCGCCGAAAAATCGATCGGTATATTTGGTTAATTGGTGCTGATCATCATGGTCATGCACAACGAATAAAAACCGCGCATCGCATGCTCGGGTTGCCTGGAATTGTAGATGTAATTTTGATGCAATTTGTTCGTCTCATCCGCAACGGCGAAGAGGTGAAGATGTCTAAGCGTGCCGGCACTTTCGTCACGCTGGAGGAGCTCGTGGATGAGGTCGGCGTGGATGCGGCGCGGTATTTTTTCCTTATGCACGATTTTAATTCGCATATGGATTTTGATTTAAATTTGGCAAAAAAACAGTCGAAAGACAACCCGGTGTATTATGTTCAGTATGCCCACACGCGTATCTGTAGTATACTGAAGAAAGCGAAGTCTTTGAAAACAGATGGTACGCAGCTCCTGCCAAAAGAAACCCATCCGTCAGAAGTACGGCTGATCAAGCAGTTAATCCGGTGGCCTGAATTACTCACCGATGTTGCCGTCTCTTATCAGGTGCACCGACTTCCGACCTATGCGACCGAACTTGCTACCGCGTTTCATGATTTTTATACTCAATGTCGGGTGATTGATGGCGCGACCGTTATCGGTCATCGACAGAAATTAGTTCGCGCGACGCAGATCATACTCCAACACGTTTTGGCAACCATGGGCATCACCGCCCCCGAAAACATGTAA
- a CDS encoding glycosyltransferase family 4 protein, whose translation MKIGIDCRTILNPKLGERAGVGHYTYNLVKHLLRIDKTNTYYLYFDHRIMDTGEFSQANVHIKQLPFSQYNKFLPFAYSHMLISAYLLKHNLDVFHSPITSVPLTYPKKTVVTVHDLAIYKNPAWFPSQIFSTRLLVPRAVSTADHIIAVSESTKQDLKELFNVPSRKVTVTHEGVDVRPVRVHNTKIDSLDRFKLGKRFIFFMGTLEPRKNVSALLRAYKKFLESDARYPKVSFAQYQLVLAGAKGFKHEEIFDLIRQLKLQRQVKYLGYVTHNQKIALMKRAACFAFPSSYEGFGLPVLEAMALGTPVITSNVSSLPEIAGKAALLVNPENDQEIARALQKLLSDPSLQKRLGLVGEKQAARFSWDEVARKTLVVYKKV comes from the coding sequence ATGAAGATAGGTATCGATTGCCGAACCATTCTCAATCCAAAGCTCGGCGAGCGCGCCGGGGTGGGGCACTATACGTACAATCTAGTGAAGCATCTTTTGCGTATCGACAAAACGAATACGTACTATTTGTATTTCGATCACCGCATCATGGACACGGGTGAATTTTCTCAAGCGAACGTTCACATCAAACAATTGCCATTTTCCCAATACAATAAGTTCTTGCCGTTTGCTTACTCTCATATGCTGATCTCGGCGTATTTATTGAAGCATAATCTGGACGTGTTTCATTCTCCGATAACCTCCGTACCACTAACCTATCCGAAGAAGACGGTGGTGACCGTTCATGACCTCGCCATTTATAAAAATCCGGCGTGGTTTCCCTCCCAAATTTTTAGCACTCGCTTATTAGTCCCGCGTGCCGTGAGTACGGCTGACCATATCATCGCCGTTTCCGAGAGCACCAAGCAAGATTTGAAGGAGCTATTCAATGTCCCGAGTCGCAAAGTAACGGTAACTCATGAGGGCGTGGATGTCCGTCCCGTTCGAGTGCATAATACGAAAATTGACAGCTTGGATCGGTTTAAGCTCGGTAAGCGGTTCATATTTTTCATGGGCACGCTGGAACCGCGTAAGAATGTATCGGCATTATTGCGCGCCTATAAGAAATTTCTCGAATCAGATGCGCGGTATCCGAAGGTGTCTTTTGCTCAGTATCAACTAGTTTTAGCTGGCGCAAAAGGTTTTAAGCATGAGGAAATTTTTGACTTGATCAGACAGCTTAAATTACAGCGCCAGGTCAAATATTTGGGGTATGTGACGCACAATCAAAAAATTGCCTTAATGAAGCGCGCCGCGTGTTTTGCCTTTCCCTCGAGTTATGAAGGATTCGGGTTGCCTGTATTAGAGGCGATGGCTCTCGGAACCCCCGTCATCACCAGTAATGTGTCGTCATTGCCTGAAATCGCCGGCAAGGCCGCGCTGCTGGTAAATCCGGAAAATGATCAAGAAATTGCCCGGGCACTGCAGAAATTACTCTCTGACCCTTCGCTCCAAAAGCGTTTAGGCTTGGTAGGAGAGAAACAGGCGGCGCGTTTTTCCTGGGATGAGGTCGCACGAAAAACGTTAGTGGTGTATAAGAAGGTTTAG
- a CDS encoding CPBP family intramembrane metalloprotease, which translates to MLILLVVIAVPLLLIATGIIPHRFRWHVLGMVCIAAVVITIAREQTWFDIGIRSDTLVPAAIGYGIFVIVGYAAIRWYSSRLGLSKAENWKSDSHFRYLFIPISLAQQFVFMSFTLTRLKEVLGIGWLAIIMSVIIFTLAHAGYGNWRVQLLLALVGGAGFSVLYYFFPNLIIASLAHMALNLIAVYYGFFTTTASRAAINQ; encoded by the coding sequence GTGCTTATCTTACTGGTCGTGATTGCTGTTCCATTACTATTGATTGCCACCGGAATTATCCCACATCGGTTCCGTTGGCATGTATTGGGTATGGTTTGCATTGCGGCGGTGGTGATAACCATCGCTCGTGAGCAAACCTGGTTCGACATCGGCATTCGGTCAGATACACTTGTGCCCGCCGCGATCGGGTATGGAATTTTCGTTATCGTTGGATATGCCGCCATTCGGTGGTATAGCTCTCGCTTAGGTTTGTCTAAAGCTGAAAACTGGAAATCGGATAGCCACTTTCGTTATTTATTTATTCCCATCAGCCTTGCCCAACAATTTGTTTTTATGTCGTTTACCCTGACTCGACTTAAGGAAGTCTTGGGTATTGGATGGCTGGCAATTATTATGAGCGTGATTATTTTTACCCTGGCGCATGCTGGCTATGGGAATTGGCGGGTTCAGTTGCTGCTCGCATTAGTGGGCGGCGCAGGGTTTAGTGTATTATATTATTTTTTCCCAAACTTGATCATCGCGTCGTTGGCTCATATGGCGCTTAATCTGATAGCCGTATATTATGGATTTTTTACCACAACGGCTTCTCGAGCTGCCATCAACCAGTGA
- a CDS encoding flavodoxin domain-containing protein, whose product MKVVLVYDSVFGNTSKIAHAIYGALGKTAKIIKAWEFQPAMIQSADLVVMGSPINVWRPTKNMLEVFVKLKGVDLSGIAVATFDSRYDKWWAGTACTRIAHELQSHGAELIAKPEHFIVLGHEGPLRNGEEERAKAWGASLIQKVSTRTPRA is encoded by the coding sequence ATGAAGGTAGTACTTGTCTACGATTCAGTGTTCGGAAATACTAGCAAAATAGCGCATGCGATATACGGCGCGCTAGGGAAAACCGCCAAAATCATTAAGGCCTGGGAGTTTCAGCCTGCCATGATTCAATCGGCTGATTTGGTCGTGATGGGGTCGCCAATCAATGTCTGGCGGCCAACCAAAAATATGCTTGAAGTTTTTGTTAAGCTCAAAGGCGTTGATTTGTCCGGCATCGCGGTAGCGACCTTTGATTCTCGATATGATAAATGGTGGGCGGGGACTGCCTGTACTCGAATCGCTCACGAATTGCAAAGTCATGGCGCTGAATTAATTGCCAAGCCTGAACATTTCATCGTACTGGGGCACGAAGGCCCTTTGCGTAATGGTGAAGAGGAACGAGCGAAGGCTTGGGGCGCGAGTCTGATCCAAAAAGTTTCCACGCGCACACCTCGTGCGTAA